A DNA window from Mytilus edulis chromosome 14, xbMytEdul2.2, whole genome shotgun sequence contains the following coding sequences:
- the LOC139504324 gene encoding tripartite motif-containing protein 2-like, whose product MATNTSVCGICALRQITTTSKHWCPECEEALCNECKDHHKLLKATRRHESIPMSSYKSLPSFITDIQQSCVYHKEQYQLYCTEHNLPICIKCIKDHQKCTVIPLDEVTNNAKFTEQFQDLETRLEDLLQNIDQTKKDRKANVVSIEEMKKRHVADIHQIRVEINKHLDNLEKQIIKDVEEKEGQGKKSIQKVLSSVKEKETVINQCQMNLQNIKQHASDFLTFLGMRDLEVMVDENEQYLQSLIDTKGLENLDLVYKVDTNVQNILNNLKSFGSIEIKNHILSGIELTRAKDKQAQIQVAATRKAVNDVKLIQQKKITTNGKLVRGCCMSREGDFLFTDHFLHSHYVIKSDGTLEYKMSVAPSSGFDITFVDDNNVAITSGVSRNKTGIDIINTDNQTKVKCIKLNGPSFGITRDQDSLFVCVQGRGIYKVNTVDFTTSNVISCHFPWGSYVSVFADKIYYTDSNDHSVVCCDRNRSHVWTFREISVLKCPRGITVDNDGNVFVVREESSNVVIISNDGEHHKEILTRKNGLNKPSAIFFDKQTHELLVTNLENTAFLYNVT is encoded by the coding sequence ATGGCTACTAATACAAGTGTATGTGGAATATGTGCACTTCGACAGATAACGACAACATCCAAACACTGGTGCCCAGAATGTGAAGAAGCTCTTTGTAACGAGTGCAAAGATCATCATAAATTACTGAAAGCCACCCGAAGACATGAGTCTATACCAATGTCCAGTTACAAATCTCTTCCGTCATTCATAACTGACATACAACAGTCATGTGTCTATCACAAGGAACAATATCAACTATACTGCACTGAGCACAATCTACCTATTTGTATCAAATGTATTAAAGATCATCAAAAATGCACGGTTATTCCATTGGATGAGGTAACTAATAATGCCAAATTTACTGAGCAGTTTCAAGATTTAGAGACCAGGTTAGAAGACTTATTACAGAACATCGATCAAACAAAGAAGGACCGGAAGGCTAATGTGGTCAGTATTGAAGAAATGAAAAAGCGGCATGTTGCAGATATTCATCAGATAAGAgttgaaataaacaaacatttagacAATCTCGAGAAACAAATTATTAAAGATGTTGAAGAAAAGGAAGGTCAAGGTAAGAAGAGTATTCAGAAAGTTTTATCATCAGTAAAAGAAAAGGAAACCGTGATTAATCAATGTCAGATGAATTTGCAAAACATTAAACAGCATGCATCCGATTTTCTAACATTTCTTGGAATGAGAGACCTTGAGGTCATGGTTGATGAAAACGAACAATATTTGCAGTCGTTGATAgatacaaaaggtttagaaaaTCTTGACTTAGTGTACAAGGTTGacacaaatgttcaaaatattttgaacaatcttAAGAGTTTTGggtcaattgaaataaaaaatcacatATTAAGTGGTATTGAGTTGACAAGAGCGAAAGATAAGCAAGCGCAAATACAAGTAGCAGCAACGAGGAAGGCCGTTAATGATGTAAAGTTAATTCAGCAGAAGAAAATAACAACCAATGGAAAGTTAGTAAGGGGTTGCTGTATGTCAAGAGAAGGAGACTTTTTGTTCACTGATCATTTCTTACATTCTCACTACGTAATAAAATCAGATGGAACCCTGGAATATAAGATGTCGGTTGCTCCTAGTTCTGGGTTTGATATAACATTTGTCGATGATAACAATGTTGCTATTACATCTGGAGTTTCAAGAAATAAGACCGGTATAGACATTATAAACACTGACAACCAAACTAAAGTAAAGTGTATCAAGCTTAATGGTCCGTCATTTGGAATCACCCGTGACCAAGACTCGTTGTTCGTCTGTGTACAAGGACGTGGAATATATAAAGTGAACACTGTAGATTTTACTACCTCTAATGTGATCAGTTGTCACTTTCCGTGGGGATCTTACGTATCTGTGTTCGCCGACAAGATATACTACACTGACTCGAATGATCACAGCGTAGTTTGTTGTGACCGTAACCGGTCACATGTTTGGACTTTTAGGGAAATCTCAGTTTTGAAATGCCCGAGAGGCATCACTGTAGATAATGATGGAAATGTGTTTGTTGTCAGAGAGGAATCCTCAAATGTGGTCATTATATCAAACGACGGTGAACATCATAAGGAAATTCTTACCAGAAAAAATGGTCTAAATAAACCGTCAGCTATTTTCTTTGATAAACAGACACATGAACTTCTTGTTACAAATCTAGAGAATACTGCCTTTCTCTACAATGTTACGTAA